GCTCCAGAACCACTTCGACGCTTTCTACGAGGATATTTGGTGTGAACTTTGCAAGTACGGCgagctcgaggagctcgTTGTCTGTGATAACAACAATGATCGTACGTTATTCCTTCAATGCTCTTTGAATCGGCAAATGCTAACTTGCAACAGATTTAATCGGCAACGTTTACGCTCGCTTTAAATACGAAGAATCAGCCCAAAAGGCTTGCGACGAGCTCAACAGCCGGTGGTACGCTGCTCGCCCTATATACTGTGAACTGAGTCCTGTCACCGATTTCCGCGAGGCCTGTTGTCGACTGAACTCAGGTGAAGGCTGTGTTCGAGGAGGATTCTGCAACTTCATCCATCGCAAGAACCCAAGCGAAGAGCTCGATCGCGACCTTACCCTCAGCACAAAGAAGTGGCTCAAGCAGCGCGGCCGCGACGAGAGAAGTGCCTCGCGTTCACCTACACCCGAGCCTACGAGACGCCGCTACTAGCCTTTGGGTGATACTGTGTAGTTGGAACTACGAAGAGAAATGCAATACGGATAGCACGGTCACGGCGTTCAAGGACTGGATTTTTTGTTCTAATAGTTATATGTAAGGATTCATGGGCGATTCAACCATTACGGATACcctttccttcatcaaaTATGTCTCAAAAATGAATATTGCAGAAGTCATC
This is a stretch of genomic DNA from Fusarium graminearum PH-1 chromosome 4, whole genome shotgun sequence. It encodes these proteins:
- a CDS encoding splicing factor U2AF 23 kDa subunit — its product is MANFLASIFGTELDKVNCSFYFKIGACRHGDRCSRKHVKPSYSQTILMPNLYQNPAYDPKNRMNPSQLQNHFDAFYEDIWCELCKYGELEELVVCDNNNDHLIGNVYARFKYEESAQKACDELNSRWYAARPIYCELSPVTDFREACCRLNSGEGCVRGGFCNFIHRKNPSEELDRDLTLSTKKWLKQRGRDERSASRSPTPEPTRRRY